A single window of Tamandua tetradactyla isolate mTamTet1 chromosome 25, mTamTet1.pri, whole genome shotgun sequence DNA harbors:
- the LOC143668925 gene encoding histone H4, which translates to MSGRGKGGKGLGKGGAKRHRKVLRDNIQGITKPAIRRLARRGGVKRISGLIYEETRGVLKVFLENVIRDAVTYTEHAKRKTVTAMDVVYALKRQGRTLYGFGG; encoded by the coding sequence ATGTCTGGTCGCGGCAAAGGCGGGAAGGGTCTTGGCAAGGGTGGTGCTAAGCGCCACCGCAAGGTTCTGCGCGACAACATCCAGGGTATCACCAAGCCCGCCATCCGGCGTCTGGCCCGGCGTGGCGGCGTGAAGCGCATCTCCGGCCTCATCTACGAGGAGACCCGCGGGGTACTGAAGGTGTTTCTGGAGAACGTGATCCGCGACGCCGTCACCTACACCGAGCACGCCAAGCGCAAGACGGTCACCGCCATGGACGTGGTGTACGCGCTCAAGCGCCAGGGCCGCACCCTTTACGGCTTCGGCGGCTAG
- the LOC143668928 gene encoding histone H3.1, with translation MARTKQTARKSTGGKAPRKQLATKAARKSAPATGGVKKPHRYRPGTVALREIRRYQKSTELLIRKLPFQRLVREIAQDFKTDLRFQSSAVMALQEACEAYLVGLFEDTNLCAIHAKRVTIMPKDIQLARRIRGERA, from the coding sequence ATGGCCCGTACGAAGCAGACTGCCCGCAAGTCCACGGGCGGCAAAGCGCCGCGCAAGCAGCTGGCCACCAAGGCTGCCCGCAAGAGCGCGCCGGCCACGGGCGGCGTGAAGAAGCCGCACCGCTACCGGCCCGGCACCGTGGCGCTGCGCGAGATCCGCCGCTACCAGAAGTCCACCGAGCTGCTGATCCGCAAGTTGCCGTTCCAGCGGCTGGTGCGCGAGATCGCGCAGGACTTCAAGACCGACCTGCGCTTCCAGAGCTCGGCGGTGATGGCGCTGCAGGAGGCGTGCGAGGCCTACCTGGTGGGGCTGTTCGAGGACACCAACCTGTGCGCCATCCACGCCAAGCGCGTCACCATCATGCCCAAGGACATCCAGCTCGCCCGCCGCATCCGCGGGGAGAGGGCCTAG